A single region of the Deltaproteobacteria bacterium genome encodes:
- a CDS encoding L,D-transpeptidase, whose product MISLLLAVEGLAYYIGREKPISSVERADLGKIIKRNRDIKKRIDMLAPDGRYIVVDTARSLLSLKKGEKVILQAVISSGNGSILRDPNGARQWVFDTPRGEFEVKGKVRGPVWIKPDWAFIEEGEDIPKNWKARIEEGVLGDYALAFGNGYFIHGTLYTRLLGRNVTHGCIRVGNKELESIYNLVKVGTKIYIF is encoded by the coding sequence ATGATAAGCCTCCTTCTGGCGGTGGAGGGGCTTGCCTATTATATTGGCAGAGAGAAACCGATATCATCGGTTGAGAGAGCAGATTTAGGTAAGATCATTAAAAGAAATAGGGACATTAAGAAGAGGATTGACATGCTTGCGCCAGATGGAAGATATATAGTTGTAGATACAGCAAGGAGCCTCCTTTCACTTAAAAAGGGAGAAAAGGTTATACTCCAGGCAGTTATCTCCAGTGGGAATGGTAGTATTTTGCGGGACCCCAATGGTGCGAGGCAGTGGGTCTTTGATACCCCGAGGGGGGAGTTTGAGGTAAAGGGGAAGGTCCGGGGCCCTGTGTGGATAAAGCCTGATTGGGCATTTATTGAAGAGGGGGAGGATATACCAAAAAACTGGAAGGCCAGGATAGAGGAGGGTGTTCTGGGAGACTATGCCCTGGCATTTGGTAATGGTTACTTTATCCATGGAACCCTCTATACCCGACTTCTGGGCAGGAATGTTACCCATGGGTGTATCCGGGTGGGGAACAAGGAACTGGAGAGCATCTACAATCTAGTTAAGGTAGGGACAAAGATATATATCTTTTAA